A section of the Spirosoma pollinicola genome encodes:
- a CDS encoding PD-(D/E)XK nuclease family transposase — protein sequence METGVYIPIISDYGFKATFGNEADSLFLRTALQALIKSDTPIREVHFDKNAFEALTIDSRSGIFDLACTDENGSQFIVEMQLGLAPHFVQRMKFYALHNSIPLWSGANSIMPICLRFTPSPF from the coding sequence ATGGAGACAGGCGTTTACATTCCCATTATTTCAGATTACGGCTTCAAAGCTACTTTCGGTAACGAAGCTGACAGTTTGTTCCTTCGTACAGCGTTGCAGGCCCTTATCAAATCGGATACACCTATCCGAGAAGTACATTTCGATAAAAATGCTTTCGAGGCTCTGACTATTGACAGCCGGAGTGGCATTTTTGATTTAGCCTGTACCGACGAAAATGGTAGTCAGTTCATTGTCGAAATGCAATTAGGTTTAGCCCCACATTTTGTGCAACGCATGAAGTTTTACGCCCTGCACAATTCAATACCGTTGTGGAGCGGGGCGAATTCGATTATGCCAATCTGCCTAAGATTTACGCCATCGCCATTTTAG